Part of the Deinococcus fonticola genome, GATCTCCCACTATGGCACGGCGCGCCGTGCGTTCGGACGCGCTGACCGTGAGCGACATGCACAGCTTCCGGACTTTATCCGGCGGCCCGGCTGCCGTTTTTCCGTTACTCTGCACCTTGTGAGCGACTCGACACAGGCCCTGGCCGCAGCGAAAGCCCGCATGAAGGCCCTGGCCGCCGGGTATGCCCGCAACGTGCCGGGCCTGGACGCGCACAGCCTGATGCTGGGCCTGGAAGGCATCGGCCTGGAATTTATGCCGATGGGTGACCGCGACGGTGCTTACGACCCGGAACACAAGGTCATCCTGATCAACAGTAAAGTCCGCCCGGAACGGCAACGCTTCACACTGGCGCACGAGATCAGCCACGCGCTGCTGCTGGGCGACGACGACCTGCTCAGCGACATTCATGACGTGTTCGAGGGCGAACGGTTGGAACAGGTCATCGAGACGCTGTGCAACGTGGGCGCGGCGGCCATCCTGATGCCGGAGGAACTGGTGCGTGACATGATCGCCCGCTTCGGCGAGACGGGTCGGGCTCTGGCGGAACTGTCGAAACGGGCGGACGTGAGCGCCTCCACCGCCCTGTATACCCTCGCGGAGTACACCCAGGGGCCGGTGCTGTACGCCGTGTGCGCCGTCGCCAAGCAGGAGGACGACGAGGGCATTCCACGCCCGGTGCTGTCCGTGCGCGTCAGTGGGGCTGCCCCCAGCGTCAAGTACACGCTGCGGCCGGGAACGCCCATTCCTGACGACCACCCCGTCGCGCTGGCGCTGGACACCGGGTTTCAGATGGAGACGGACAGTTACGTGCCGTTCCCATCGGGCCGCAAGATGCCCGCGCATGTCGTGGCCTACCCCAACAAGTACCGCGTGATCAACGTCAGTTTTGCCCTTCAGAAAGGCGAGATTCAGGGCGAAATGCCGAAGGATGACCCGGACAAGTGAGAACGCACCGCCTCACCTTCCATTTTCCCGTGCCGGGGGCGCTGAAAACCCCCCTGGGCTGGGAAGTGGCGTGGACAGGTTGCCGGGTCATGGGCATCCTGAACGCCACCCCCGACAGTTTCAGCGACGGCGGCAAACACTATGCCCTGCACCACGCCCTTGAGGCTGCGAAGAACATGGAGAGGGTCGGGGTATTCATGCTCGACATCGGCGGCGAGAGCACCCGCCCCGGCGCGGAACCTGTGGACGCCAGCACGGAGCTCGACCGCGTTCGGCCCGTCATTCACGCCCTGAAGGACGCCAGAATTCTGCTCAGCGTGGACACCATGAAACCCGAGGTGGCCGCCGAAGCCCTGAAAGCCGGAGCGCACCTCATCAACGACGTGACGGGCCTGCGAAACCCCGAAATGGTGCGCGTATGCGCCGACGCAGGTGCGGCCGCGTGCATCATGCATATGCAGGGCGAACCCCGCACCATGCAGCAAAACCCCGTGTATACCGACGTGGTCGCCGAGGTTCACAGCTATCTGCGCGGGCAGGCCGCGCGGGCCAGGGCAGACGGCGTGCCTTCTGTCCTGCTGGATCCCGGTATCGGCTTCGGAAAAACCAGAGAACACAACCTGGCCCTGCTGCGCGCTGTTCGTGCCCTGGCGCAGGGAGACGCCCCTGTGCTGATCGCCGCCAGCCGCAAACGCCTGATCGACTATCTCGCCGATGTCCCTGACGCCGCCGACCGCGACCCTGGCAGCCTCGCCATTCACCTGCACGCTGCCCGTCAAGGCGCGGCCCTCGTGCGTGCCCACGCTGCCGGGGAACACGTGCAGGCGCTGAGGGTACAGGCGGCGCTGATGGCCGAAAGCTGACGACAGGTCGAGCCGTTGGGGAAACCAACTCCCGCACTGCCCACTCGCTCCACAGGCCCTATCCTTGCCCCATGAGTCGCGTTGTGCTTGAAGGACTGGAATTTCACGCCCGGCATGGCGTCTTCGAGACGGAAGCTGTTCTGGGTAGCCGTTTCATCGTGGATGCGGAGCTTGCTTACGATTTCGCGGGCTTGCCGGATGACCTGGCGGCGGCGGTGAATTACGCGGCGGTGTATGAGGTGATTCGTCAGGAAGTCACGGAGAACCGCGTGCAACTGATTGAGGTGCTGACAGACCGCATTGCCCGCCGGGTGCTGCGCGAGCAACCCAAACTGAAGCGGGTGACGGTACGTGTGCATAAGCCCTTCGCGCCCATTCCCGGCGTGTTCAGGGACGTGTTTGCGGAATTGACGCTGGAGCAGGCTTGAAGCACACCGCTTTCATTGCGCTGGGTGCAAACCTGGGCGAGCCACTCCCGATGCTGCGCTGGGCCACACAGGAAGTGGGCCGTCTGGGCGAGCTGGTGGGCGTCTCGCGCCTGTACCGCACCGCGCCCGTGGGCGGGCCGCCCGGTCAACCGGATTATCTGAACGCCGCG contains:
- a CDS encoding ImmA/IrrE family metallo-endopeptidase, which codes for MKALAAGYARNVPGLDAHSLMLGLEGIGLEFMPMGDRDGAYDPEHKVILINSKVRPERQRFTLAHEISHALLLGDDDLLSDIHDVFEGERLEQVIETLCNVGAAAILMPEELVRDMIARFGETGRALAELSKRADVSASTALYTLAEYTQGPVLYAVCAVAKQEDDEGIPRPVLSVRVSGAAPSVKYTLRPGTPIPDDHPVALALDTGFQMETDSYVPFPSGRKMPAHVVAYPNKYRVINVSFALQKGEIQGEMPKDDPDK
- the folP gene encoding dihydropteroate synthase, whose protein sequence is MRTHRLTFHFPVPGALKTPLGWEVAWTGCRVMGILNATPDSFSDGGKHYALHHALEAAKNMERVGVFMLDIGGESTRPGAEPVDASTELDRVRPVIHALKDARILLSVDTMKPEVAAEALKAGAHLINDVTGLRNPEMVRVCADAGAAACIMHMQGEPRTMQQNPVYTDVVAEVHSYLRGQAARARADGVPSVLLDPGIGFGKTREHNLALLRAVRALAQGDAPVLIAASRKRLIDYLADVPDAADRDPGSLAIHLHAARQGAALVRAHAAGEHVQALRVQAALMAES
- the folB gene encoding dihydroneopterin aldolase; its protein translation is MSRVVLEGLEFHARHGVFETEAVLGSRFIVDAELAYDFAGLPDDLAAAVNYAAVYEVIRQEVTENRVQLIEVLTDRIARRVLREQPKLKRVTVRVHKPFAPIPGVFRDVFAELTLEQA